Proteins co-encoded in one Prunus persica cultivar Lovell chromosome G6, Prunus_persica_NCBIv2, whole genome shotgun sequence genomic window:
- the LOC18772061 gene encoding phototropin-1, which produces MEDEPDTTPPSLIPPFPRDSRGSLEVFNPSSSSTFSTSTSPFRSQHTWQSWIDPLGGTTLEPETVPKLTSKSTRADDITTSWLALKDDDAPPTAPSPPSIHHTISAVDGNDKSSAPSDDAAQRAAEWGLVLKTDTETGRLQGVSARTSGGPEDPNPKPGQSAAASSRRTSNNSVQSSGEFSSDDVFGGKERGIPRASNDLKDALSTFQQTFVVSDATKPDYPIMYASAGFFKMTGYTSKEVIGRNCRFLQGAGTDPEDVAQIREALERNTSYCGRLLNYKKDGTPFWNLLTIAPIKDETGKVLKFIGMQVEVSKHTEGSKDKMLRPNGLPESLIRYDARQKEMASNSVSELVQAVKRPRSLSESMNHPLFRKSGGGRTEERTEVLARRNSESVAPPRRNSRGDHPKISMQRISELPEKKQKKTSRLSFMGRIRKSQTIEESFDTGVPVDTYESENDEERPDSLDDKVRQKEMRKGIDLATTLERIEKNFVITDPRLPDNPIIFASDSFLELTEYSREEILGRNCRFLQGPETDPATVRKIRDAIDNQTEVTVQLINYTKSGKKFWNVFHLQPMRDQKGEVQYFIGVQLDGSEHIEPVNNSIPEDTVKESEKLVRATAENVDDAARELPDANMKPEDLWMNHSKVVHPKPHRKNSPSWRAIEKILVSGEQIGLKHFRPIKPLGSGDTGSVHLVELCGTGHYFAMKAMDKGVMLNRNKVHRACAEREILDVLDHPFLPALYASFQTKTHVCLITDYYPGGELFVLLDRQPTKVLKEDSVRFYVAEVVVALEYLHCLGIIYRDLKPENVLIQSNGHVSLTDFDLSCLTSCKPQLLLPSINEKKKQHKGQQNPIFMAEPMRASNSFVGTEEYIAPEIITGAGHTSAVDWWALGILIYEMLYGYTPFRGKTRQKTFANILHKDLKFPGSISASLQAKQLMYRLLHRDPKNRLGSQEGANEIKRHPFFKGVNWALVRCMKPPQLDVPLFAKTEAEKEANAVDPEMQDLQTNIF; this is translated from the exons ATGGAAGACGAACCAGACACAACGCCACCCTCTCTCATCCCACCATTCCCAAGAGACTCACGCGGCTCCCTCGAAGTCTTCaacccctcctcctcctccaccttcTCCACTTCCACCTCACCTTTCCGCTCCCAACACACGTGGCAAAGCTGGATAGACCCACTTGGTGGCACCACCCTCGAACCCGAGACGGTACCCAAACTCACCTCCAAGTCCACCCGAGCCGACGACATCACCACCTCATGGTTGGCCCTCAAGGACGACGACGCCCCCCCAACAGCCCCATCTCCACCGTCCATTCACCACACAATCTCCGCCGTCGACGGGAACGACAAGTCGTCCGCTCCCTCCGACGACGCTGCGCAGAGAGCCGCGGAGTGGGGGCTGGTGCTGAAGACGGACACCGAGACGGGGAGGCTGCAAGGGGTGAGCGCTCGGACCTCGGGAGGACCCGAAGACCCGAATCCCAAACCGGGTCAGAGCGCCGCCGCTTCTTCTAGAAGGACATCGAACAATTCGGTTCAGAGCTCCGGCGAGTTCTCTTCGGACGACGTCTTcggagggaaagagagagggataCCGAGAGCTTCGAACGATTTGAAAGACGCGCTGTCGACGTTTCAGCAGACGTTCGTGGTTTCGGACGCTACCAAACCCGATTACCCGATTATGTACGCCAGCGCCGGGTTTTTCAAAATGACCGGGTACACTTCCAAAGAGGTTATCGGCAGAAACTG CCGGTTTTTACAAGGAGCGGGCACGGACCCGGAAGACGTGGCGCAGATAAGGGAGGCTTTGGAAAGGAACACGAGTTACTGTGGGAGGCTACTGAATTATAAGAAAGATGGGACCCCTTTTTGGAATTTACTCACTATTGCCCCCATAAAGGACGAGACTGGGAAAGTTCTCAAATTCATTGG AATGCAAGTGGAGGTGAGCAAGCATACTGAGGGGTCCAAGGATAAGATGCTGCGTCCCAATGGATTGCCTGAGTCTTTGATTCGATATGATG CTCGTCAGAAAGAAATGGCTTCAAATTCAGTATCTGAACTAGTGCAGGCAGTGAAAAGACCCCGGTCACTTAGTGAGTCAATGAATCACCCCTTGTTTAGAAAGTCAGGAGGTGGCCGGACAGAGGAGAGAACAGAAGTGCTAGCGAGGAGAAACTCAGAGAGTGTGGCTCCACCTAGACGGAATTCACGTGGGGATCATCCTAAAATCTCAATGCAGCGTATCAGCGAGTTGCctgaaaagaaacagaaaaaaactAGCCGACTTTCTTTCATGGG GAGGATTAGGAAAAGTCAAACCATTGAGGAAAGCTTTGACACTGGAGTTCCTGTGGATACCTATGAGAGTGAAAATGATGAGGAGAGACCTGACAGTCTTGATGACAAAGTAAGACAAAAGGAAATGAGGAAGGGTATTGATCTCGCCACAACACTGGAACGTATAGAGAAAAACTTCGTCATTACTGATCCGAGGCTGCCTGATAATCCCATT ATATTTGCATCTGACAGCTTCTTGGAGCTTACAGAGTACAGTCGCGAAGAAATATTAGGAAGAAACTGCAG GTTCCTGCAAGGACCTGAGACTGATCCAGCAACTGTGAGGAAAATAAGAGATGCAATTGACAACCAGACTGAAGTTACTGTACAGCTCATCAATTATACGAAAAGTG GTAAAAAGTTCTGGAACGTGTTTCATCTGCAGCCTATGCGTGATCAAAAG GGGGAAGttcaatattttattgggGTACAACTAGATGGCAGTGAGCACATTGAGCCTGTGAACAACTCTATTCCTGAAGATACCGTAAAAGAGAGTGAAAAACTG GTCAGAGCAACTGCAGAAAATGTTGACGACGCAGCGAGAGAACTTCCTGATGCAAATATG AAACCAGAAGATCTGTGGATGAACCATTCAAAGGTTGTTCACCCAAAGCCTCATAGAAAGAATAGCCCCTCTTGGAGAGCCATCGAAAAG ATTCTAGTTAGTGGAGAGCAGATAGGATTGAAACATTTTAGGCCTATAAAGCCCTTGGGATCTGGTGATACTGGCAG TGTACATTTGGTGGAACTCTGTGGAACTGGCCACTACTTCGCAATGAAGGCTATGGATAAGGGCGTCATGCTCAATCGTAACAAG GTGCACAGAGCTtgtgcagagagagagatcctCGACGTGTTGGATCACCCTTTTCTTCCTGCATTGTATGCTTCATTTCAG ACCAAAACACATGTTTGCCTGATTACTGATTACTACCCTGGTGGAGAACTCTTCGTGCTTTTGGATAGACAACCCACGAAGGTCCTTAAGGAAGATTCTGTGAG ATTTTATGTTGCAGAGGTAGTTGTTGCATTGGAGTATCTTCACTGTTTGG GTATAATTTACAGGGATTTGAAGCCTGAAAATGTTTTAATTCAGAGCAATGGGCATGTTTCCCTGACAGATTTTGATTTATCCTGTTTAACATCTTGCAAACCGCAG CTTTTACTCCCAAGCAtaaacgaaaagaaaaaacaacataaaggTCAACAGAATCCAATCTTCATGGCTGAACCAATGAGAGCATCAAATTCCTTTGTTGGCACTGAAGAGTACATAGCTCCG GAAATCATAACTGGAGCAGGCCATACTAGTGCAGTGGACTGGTGGGCTCTTG GTATTCTTATCTATGAAATGCTCTATGGCTATACACCATTCAGGGGGAAAACAAGGCAAAAGACATTTGCCAACATTCTTCACAAGGATCTTAAGTTTCCAGGAAGTATATCG GCAAGTCTTCAAGCAAAGCAGTTAATGTATCGGTTGTTGCACCGCGATCCCAAAAATAGACTGGGCTCACAGGAAGGAGCAAATGAAATTAAGCGCCACCCCTTCTTCAAGGGTGTCAACTGGGCTCTCGTTCGCTGCATG AAACCTCCTCAACTCGATGTGCCTCTCTTTGCAAAAACTGAAGCCGAAAAGGAAGCAAATGCTGTGGATCCTGAGATGCAAGATTTACAGACAAACATTTTCTAA
- the LOC18775259 gene encoding uncharacterized protein LOC18775259: MGGSSINNNNSHKFEDSEKKSAPAVAQMIGFRATLTWVFLTVSVLYVLYSSNHLLYDRQDCPTTAARHLEGLSNVTTSDIKLVENKEEEASQITALAQRPQRFDTELKHIMFGIAASSNLWEKRKEYIKVWWRPKETRGVVWLDKRVRIRRNEGLPEIRISGDTRGFKYTNRQGQRSALRISRVVSETLRLGVKDVRWFVMGDDDTVFMVENVVRILNKYDHTQFYYVGSSSESHIQNIFFSYSMAYGGGGFAISYPLAVELEKMQDRCIQRYPGLYGSDDRMQACMTELGVPLTKETGFHQFDVYGDLLGLLSAHPVTPLVSLHHLDVVEPIFPHMTRVKALHHLFQTVKLDSASVMQQTICYDKDRYWSISISWGYVVQIFRGIISPRELETPSRTFLNWYRRADYTAYAFNTRPVYKHPCQKAFIFYMNSTRYDEGRKKIIAHYTRQKFPVPHCRWKMASPETVDTVVVFKRPDPLRWQKSPRRDCCRILPSQKKTTMYLMIDYCRVGEVSQL, encoded by the exons ATGGGAGGCAGCagcatcaacaacaacaacagccaCAAATTTGAAGACTCTGAGAAGAAATCAGCACCTGCAGTGGCCCAAATGATAGGCTTCAGAGCCACCCTCACTTGGGTTTTTCTCACCGTTTCTGTTCTCTATGTTCTCTACTCTTCCAACCACCTCCTCTATGATCGTCAAGATTGTCCAACCACTGCGGCACGACATCTTGAAGGCCTCTCCAATGTCACTACCTCTGATATTAAACTTgtggaaaataaagaagaagaagcctcACAAATAACTGCACTTGCACAAAGGCCTCAGAGATTCGATACAGAGCTTAAACACATTATGTTTGGGATAGCAGCTTCGTCGAATTTGTGGGAAAAGAGGAAGGAGTACATCAAAGTGTGGTGGAGGCCTAAGGAGACTCGAGGGGTCGTTTGGTTGGACAAAAGAGTAAGGATTAGAAGAAACGAGGGACTGCCCGAGATTCGGATTTCAGGGGACACCAGAGGATTTAAGTACACAAATCGCCAAGGACAGAGATCTGCATTAAGGATTTCGAGGGTGGTTTCAGAGACATTGAGGCTCGGAGTGAAGGATGTGAGGTGGTTTGTAATGGGGGATGATGACACAGTTTTCATGGTGGAAAATGTGGTGAGAATTCTCAACAAGTATGACCACACACAATTTTATTATGTAGGAAGCTCATCGGAGAGTCACATTCAGAACATATTTTTCTCATATTCAATGGCATATGGTGGAGGGGGTTTTGCTATAAGTTATCCCTTGGCAGTGGAGCTGGAAAAGATGCAGGACCGGTGCATCCAACGCTATCCGGGGTTATATGGCAGTGATGACAGAATGCAGGCTTGTATGACTGAGCTAGGCGTGCCACTTACCAAGGAAACTGGATTTCATCAG TTTGATGTGTATGGAGATCTGCTAGGCCTGCTGAGTGCCCATCCTGTGACTCCACTGGTTTCCCTTCACCACCTTGATGTAGTGGAACCAATATTCCCACACATGACCCGAGTGAAAGCACTTCACCATCTATTTCAAACCGTCAAGCTCGACTCAGCTAGTGTTATGCAGCAAACAATCTGTTACGACAAAGATCGATACTGGTCCATCTCCATTTCTTGGGGTTATGTAGTTCAAATCTTTAGGGGAATCATTTCTCCAAGAGAACTAGAGACACCCTCAAGGACTTTTCTGAATTGGTATAGAAGAGCTGATTACACAGCATATGCATTCAACACTAGGCCTGTCTACAAGCATCCATGTCAGAAGGCCTTCATTTTCTATATGAACTCAACCCGGTATGATGAAGgtagaaagaaaattattgcTCACTATACTCGTCAAAAATTTCCTGTTCCTCACTGCCGATGGAAAATGGCCTCACCAGAAACAGTTGATACTGTTGTAGTCTTTAAAAGGCCAGATCCTCTTCGTTGGCAAAAG TCACCAAGGAGAGACTGTTGTAGAATTCTTCCGTCACAAAAGAAAACGACCATGTACCTAATGATTGACTATTGCAGAGTAGGTGAGGTTAGTCAGTTGTAG
- the LOC109949978 gene encoding uncharacterized protein LOC109949978 → MQQRLWSYSSRVPDQEDTVVAIGSAAPQQPQLKHHHHHTPRTNPDGLPHYDPRSGFGKKEGSWRSVSAEKWIHVIPVIVLFCLFVLWWFSVSVKVVSIDRRITAIRETEIPLPLNETRIDIAILAAAAMSPIASVPQNLTVNKATEVPSAEKK, encoded by the exons atgcagcAGAGACTTTGGTCTTACTCTTCTCGAGTGCCTGATCAAGAGGATACTGTTGTGGCCATTGGCAGCGCAGCTCCACAGCAACCGCAGCTGaagcaccaccaccaccacactcCAAGAACAAACCCAGATGGCCTTCCGCACTACGACCCGCGTTCCGGCTTCGGAAAGAAGGAGGGTTCTTGGAGATCGGTGTCGGCGGAGAAGTGGATCCATGTCATTCCTGTGATTGTGCTCTTCTGCCTCTTTGTGCTCTGGTGGTTCTCTGTTTCAG TAAAAGTGGTGAGCATTGATCGCAGAATTACAGCTATACGTGAAACTGAGATACCACTCCCTCTCAACGAGACTCGAATTGATATCGCAATCTTGGCAGCTGCTGCTATGTCACCAATAGCCTCGGTTCCTCAGAATCTCACAGTGAACAAGGCAACTGAAGTTCCAAGTGCTGAGAAAAAATGA
- the LOC18774220 gene encoding probable serine/threonine-protein kinase PBL5 encodes MSCFCCTEKSTEESKKKNTNINGNKPNHQEVNSNGNVKKELGVKKEEASKDDQLSLDAKEWNIKEEVSKDGKTNGKRAQTFTFDELAAATDDFRSDCFLGEGGFGKVYKGHLEKINQVVAIKQLDRNGCQGIREFVVEVLTLSLADHPNLVKLIGFCAEGDQRLLVYEYMPLGSLENHLHDLSPSRKALDWNTRMKIAAGAARGLEYLHEKMQPPVIYRDLKCSNILLGEGYHPKLSDFGLAKVGPSGDKTHVSTRVMGTYGYCAPDYAMTGQLTFKSDVYSFGVVLLELITGRKAIDNTKPVKEQNLVAWARPLFRDRKRFSQMVDPLLQGQYPVRGLYQALAIAAMCVQEQPNMRPVITDIVTALNYLASQKYDPQIHPVQTSRRGSSSPRGRRDDDIRQIGGNGPERD; translated from the exons ATGAGCTGCTTTTGCTGCACTGAGAAATCAACCGAagaatcaaagaagaaaaataccaACATCAACGGCAACAAACCCAATCATCAAG AAGTGAATTCAAATGGGAATGTTAAAAAGGAATTGGGTGTAAAAAAGGAGGAGGCCTCTAAGGATGACCAGTTATCGTTGGATGCAAAGGAGTGGAATATAAAGGAGGAGGTTTCTAAGGATGGAAAAACCAACGGCAAGCGAGCACAGACATTTACATTTGATGAACTTGCAGCAGCAACTGACGATTTCAGGTCTGATTGCTTCCTGGGTGAAGGAGGATTCGGAAAAGTTTACAAGGGTCACTTAGAGAAAATTAACCAG GTTGTTGCTATCAAGCAGCTTGATCGTAATGGGTGCCAAGGGATTAGAGAGTTTGTTGTCGAAGTATTGACGCTAAGTCTGGCTGACCACCCTAATCTCGTCAAATTGATTGGGTTTTGTGCCGAGGGAGATCAGAGGCTATTGGTTTATGAATATATGCCATTAGGATCCTTGGAAAACCATTTGCATG ATCTTTCACCCAGCAGGAAAGCGCTCGATTGGAATACAAGAATGAAGATAGCAGCTGGTGCGGCAAGGGGTTTAGAGTATCTGCATGAGAAAATGCAGCCCCCTGTTATATATCGTGATCTGAAATGCTCAAACATTTTGCTTGGTGAGGGGTATCATCCAAAGCTATCTGATTTTGGCTTGGCCAAAGTAGGTCCCAGTGGAGATAAGACTCATGTTTCTACTAGGGTTATGGGCACGTATGGGTATTGTGCACCTGATTATGCAATGACAGGTCAGCTGACTTTTAAGTCGGATGTTTATAGCTTTGGGGTTGTTCTTTTGGAGCTTATCACAGGAAGGAAAGCTATTGATAATACAAAACCTGTCAAAGAGCAGAACCTGGTAGCATGG GCAAGACCACTGTTTAGAGACCGGAAGAGATTTTCACAAATGGTGGATCCGTTGCTCCAAGGTCAGTATCCTGTCAGGGGACTATACCAAGCCCTTGCTATTGCTGCAATGTGCGTCCAGGAGCAGCCCAATATGCGGCCTGTCATAACAGATATAGTTACAGCGTTGAATTACCTTGCTTCCCAGAAATATGACCCCCAAATACATCCAGTTCAAACCTCGAGAAGGGGTTCATCTTCTCCTAGAGGGAGGAGAGATGATGATATAAGGCAGATTGGAGGTAACGGACCGGAGAGAGACTGA